Genomic segment of Edaphobacter bradus:
ATGGTTCACTGACCAGAAGATGCATATGCTCTGGCATCACTACGTAGCCGAGAACCCTCGAAGCGGTAGTCGCGGCGAGTGAGTTCGAGGGAATCAAGGAAAGTGTCTTTGGAGTACGGAGTCGTGAAGTAAGGTTCCCGGCGGTAACAACTGAAAGTGATAAAGTCATCGTCGCCTTCATGTAGTCAGATGGGGCCACCCAGTCCCTAGCAATCCCTGCGGCGACTTCGCGATATTCTGGTATCCAGAATCCGCCTGCCAAATTCCGAATCTTGAACATGGACAGATTTCGCCGGGCAAGCCAGTTAAACTACCTGAAGTTGTGTGCCAAACGCTATGCCTGCCTCAGTGATTACATCGTCAGCTTCCAGCGCATACCCCATAAGCGAGTCGGCGGCGACGAGAATACCGCACCACTCCTGCGAAGATGACGTTTCCACCCAGGCTCCGGAGTCTCCTTGAGTGGGAACCGTCGCCAGTACAGTCCGTAGCCGTGGATTTAAGATTCCCCCGGATGAAGGCGGGCGCACCTCGAAAAGGTTCTCAAAACACACATTGCTGTTCCCCGGACAATACGTAATCACCACCCCGCCGACTTCAAACGTGTTGACGCCCGACACTCCGCCCCGCATGACAATGCTTTGACGGGATACGATTTGCGCTGCTTTGCCAGTCACAGTGTTGGCCACGGTCGCGTTTCCAACATCGATAAGAGCCAAATCGAGTCGATTCGCTCCCGTACACGCCGGAGAACACGATTGCCCTGGTGCGAGCTGATTCGGTGCATGCGAGTGGCGACAGGTGCCGATATGAGTTCCTGAGACCGTTACGCTGGTTCCTTTCGAGGCGACGTGACCGCAGGTTGCGGCATAAATATCGACCGTGTTGAGATCACGAAGGAACCCGCCTATTGTTCCTGGCACCCCGTTCGCGAGGCAGGGATCGCCTGAGGATGCCGCAAGCCTGCCCAGAGGGCGTGTTTCGACCAATGCGAAGAAATTCTGGGATGCGGTAAGGGTAACCAGTCGCGCTCGCGCGTCAGCCAACTCCGTACCCGCAGGTTTGGCAATGACCTTAACCATAAACGGGAACGAAGATGTCGGAATGGGCTTATGGTAGTCCTCCATCAAGTTTCGGATGAAGTTCTCTACTCGGCCAGCTTTGTCAGTCCAGCCGAAATCGATTGTGTCCCCTTCGACGCCTTGCGAGCGAGCTAATTCTTCCCGCAGAAACACCGGCCATAGCGACCAATGCAACACGAACGCGTCGGCACGCAATCCGGTGCGTGCCAGGCGATACGCCGCAAGCCAGATGGGATTGACGTCAAGCACGACGCCTTGGGTCGCTGGATTGGCGGCTGCTTCGGTAGCGAATGCTGCCAGTCCCTCAATCCTATCGACATACTGCCGCAATTGATGCATGAGGCACTCACCCTTGGGTAGGGCCGGCTGGTGGTGCAACTGGTGTTGGCGGTGGGGCAGCTGCAAAAGTCGCTGGTGCGGCTGCAGCCGGCTTCTCCTCCGGCACTATTATCCAGGCGAAAAGAGCTGCTATTCCTTGGCCTACAATCGCTACCCAGCCGATAAAGCAACTGCCAAGTAACGGAGCAGCGATTGGATATGCAAGTGCCAGAAATGCCACCGGGGAAGCAATCAGCTGGGCATTGCGAACCACCCCGGGGGGTGCCTTGAACCAGAAATAGGCGAACGTGCCTAGAAGGAAGGCCACGATAAGCCCGAGTGCGATCCATGGAGCGACGTGCGCATCGGGCTTGGAGGAGATCACTCCACCGACAACGCTGGTATAAATGGCGACAATCTCTGCCGGAACATACTTAACCAGTCTTCCTCTGAAGCTGTCGGGGGGCTCTGTCGATCCGGCGGCTATACCCGGACGTTTCGGTATGACAAAGCGGCTCATAGCTCACATACCTCCGTTTTGCTGACCCTAAAAGTACGGTTCGCGTTGTAGTCGCTAACTGTAGCATAATGGGAGCCTTGTGAAAGAAAAAATTCTCTCTGCGGCTGAGGAATGCCGCGAACCCGGATGGCGGGGTGGCCCACCCTACCACTCTCAACCAACCACAAAAAACTCGGGTGCCCCATCCTTCGC
This window contains:
- a CDS encoding transposase, which translates into the protein MFKIRNLAGGFWIPEYREVAAGIARDWVAPSDYMKATMTLSLSVVTAGNLTSRLRTPKTLSLIPSNSLAATTASRVLGYVVMPEHMHLLVSEPSDHEVPLSKVLQALKISVSRRLAPRPFWQKRNYDCNAFTHNKRVEKLKYMHRNPIKRGLVERADEWRWSSYRHYLLDEPGPVQMTRL